From a region of the Fibrobacter sp. UWB16 genome:
- a CDS encoding DUF255 domain-containing protein, giving the protein MMRACLWVVLVLSLALSAFAAPPPKPKLVHWMNYTEALEKAKGSSKLIFVDLYADWCVPCRIMDANTYTDPTVASLLNTRFFPVKLDADSQDTIVCDGKRKTVQRCYFDVWELNVLPAMVLIAPNGLSILTIKDSFTAEEMKYLLYQILEKEKEWISK; this is encoded by the coding sequence ATGATGAGAGCGTGTTTATGGGTTGTTTTGGTACTAAGCCTTGCGCTTTCTGCATTTGCGGCTCCTCCGCCGAAGCCCAAGCTTGTACACTGGATGAACTACACCGAGGCGTTGGAAAAGGCTAAAGGTTCGAGCAAACTTATTTTTGTGGACCTTTATGCGGACTGGTGCGTTCCTTGCCGCATCATGGATGCAAATACTTATACGGATCCGACTGTTGCATCGCTTTTGAATACGCGGTTTTTCCCGGTGAAGCTGGATGCGGATTCCCAAGATACGATTGTTTGCGATGGTAAACGCAAGACGGTACAGCGCTGCTATTTCGATGTGTGGGAATTGAACGTTTTACCTGCTATGGTTCTGATTGCTCCGAACGGACTTTCGATTTTGACGATAAAGGATTCATTTACTGCTGAAGAAATGAAGTATTTGCTTTATCAAATTCTCGAGAAAGAAAAGGAATGGATTTCTAAATGA